AATTATTAACACGGGTCACAAAAGAATAAAATCCTTGATTTTTCAGTGCAAAAGTTATGGCTTAATTTGCTTGTTGCGGAATCGCTGGGAAGTGGCGAGTTAACTGGCTTTCAAGGAGGTATTCTGTTATAATTATAAAACTAGTTTGCTCCGCTAAAAACAATTCTTCGGAGGGTTAGTATAACGGTAATGCAGCAGTTTACTAAACTGCCATCCGAAAGGATTTACAGGTTCGAATCCTGTACCCTCCGCCATTAACCCGAGTAATGCGGAGAACGTCTTTGTCCTTTTGTCCGGAGATTCCTATTGACACTTGACATAAAATAAGTATAATATAATGTAGGTACTGAGAAATCAGTCCAAGATAACCAATGCTTAGGGGCTCGCTCTGCGAGTCCCTTTTGCTTTATACGCCATTTATTTTTATTTGCTTTTTCCAGCATATGAATTCTTTTATTTTTTGTATGTCGAAGACAATAAGTCCATCAGACTTAAGTTCATTTAATTCCTTTGAAACTTTACCTGACGTTGCAAATAGAATAACTTTTTTCCCTTCGCTTAACAACTTTTTCAAAGGATCATAAAAATCACTATCTCCACTCCATAATACAAATATTTCCGCATTTTGATCATTATAATCCATTAACATATCAATACCAATTTCAACATCAAAATTACATTTCTTTGCTTCTACGGATAATTTTCCCAGTCTGTTTATGTTAGACAATACTGCGTTCAGATATTTTATATTATCTATGTTAAGCTCACCAAGAAGTTGCGGCTTGATAAATTGCTTCAATATTTCCGGTGATTCTCTAGATATGCTTGAAACGTCTATCGAATGATACATAATTTTCACAGGTTTTGTTTTAACAATTAACCCATCCTGTTTAAACTCCCTTATAGAATCTTCAGACTTGATATCGCCTATCAGTGTTCCACAATAAATTGCAATTTTTTTAACTGTATCGAAAGAATCAAGAAATTGCTTAAGTCTTTTTACATCAACATTCCACTGCAACCTATCCTGCCAGTGCAAAACATTGGCAAAGTCAATATAGACATTAACCGGCTTATCAAGTAATTGCTCTAATTCAATTATTCTGTTTTGTTTTAGACCTGCTATTTTTTCTATTCTTTCTGTTTTAGGTGTAAACATATAATTTTACTCCTCAAGCATCCAGTCTTATCTTTCACCCCTGTAAATATTTTACTTAGTTTAATTATTATACATCAATTAAAAACTATTTCAAGTATTTGTTGCGCTAATACCACAGTTCTGCATTTTTTCCGGTGACGACACGGTGATAAAAACAGGACTAAAAGTTCTGAGGCAGATCCGTCTCAAGCGGAAATCGAGCTACAACTAATTGTAGGGTAAATTTTATTTTTTTAATTATGGACACAGTCTGTCACACCCGGGATTTTCTTCGGCATAACGTCATAAAGCTCTAATTTGAATAGTTCTACTTCGTTTTTAGAGTTAATATTAAGATTTCATTGCAGAAAAAGCTTTTTACGACAACGCTACCGCTAATCCGGCGAAAACTATAGCTACAGCATAGAGGAGAAGAACTGCTTGTTTTTGGGAGAGGCCAAAGGCCAGAAGTCTGTGATGAAGATGTTTTTTATCTGCCTGGGAAAGAGGGGTTTGATTCTTCCATCTTCGATAGACGGCAAAAACTATATCGAAGATCGGAACCGTAAGGATAAGCGCGGGAGTAAAGAGTGTAATTGCCGTGACACCTTTAAATGAACCGATGATTGACATTGAGGCCAGCATAAGTCCCAGAAACATCGAGCCGCCGTCACCCATAAAGACTCTGGCGGGATTAAAATTAAATCTCAGGAATCCAAGGACCGAACCGGCAAGAACAATTGAAATTACTGAGATGAAAAAGGAAACTTTACCCGCAATGTAAAAACCTGAACTTGGTGGTTTAAAATACGATACACAAAAGAAGGCTACACAGCCTATAAAAGCAATCCCCCCCGCCAGGCCGTCAATTCCGTCAATAAAATTCATAGAGTTAATTAGAGCTACTATCCAGATTAATGTAATAATGACGGAGATTATAAGCGGAAATTGCAGATACTTATTCCAGAAAGGTATTGTAACTCCCATTATTCTTACGCCAAAATAAATTACAACAAGCGCTACCACCGCCTGTCCCAGAAGCTTTACTTTTGGAGGAAGTCCCCATTTATCATCAACAAGTCCTACGCCGACCAATATTGTACTGCCAATAAAGAGTCCGAGGAGTTTTCCGGCAAGCAAGCCTGAATTTAAACGGAGCGCAGGACCAAAGAGGCCGCTAAACATATTATATACCAGGAGAGTCAGGAAAAAAGCTCCGTAAATACCGACACCGCCCCAGAGAGGTATTAAACTGCGGTGGACTTTTCTATGAGAGGGTTTGTCAACTGCATCATATTTTACTGCCAGCTTCATGACCTGTTTGGTTATCAGAATCCCAAGCAGCGCGCTAAAAATAAACAACGCCCAATACTTGGCGTCTATGTGCATTTAAACCTTGTAAGTTTTATCCCGGCTTCCTTTAATATTTTAAGAGCCAGTTTATCGGGATAATCACCTTCATAAATAACCTCAGTAACCCCCGCATTTATTATCATTTTTGCACAAGTAACACAGGGTTGAGTAGTACAATATAACACCGAATCTTTCATTGAATTACCAAATCTCGCAGCCTGCAAAATAGCATTCTGTTCACCATGCAAACCCCTGCAGATCTCCTGCCTCTGTCCTGAAGGTACTCCCATCTTCTCTCTTAAGCAGCCAACTTCGGTACAATGTCTGACGCCTGAAGGTGTTCCGTTATACCCTGTACTCAGTATCCTTTTTTCCTTAACCACTACCGCGCCCACTTTCCGCCTGGTACAAGTGGAACGGGTAGCAATGAGATGCGCAACCTGCATAAAATACTGATCCCAGCTCGGGCGCTTATGTAAAGTCTTCTTATTCATTTTATCCCCTGTTTTCTTTAACATTTATTCCTTTTAGTAAGATTGCGCCCTAAGTTTGTAAAGTCAGTAAGGTTATAAAGTTTTATACTAAGGTGTTATAATCTATCAACCTCGAGGTTTTAATTAATAAAATGCCACCCCTAAAAATAACCTTATCTCGCTATGTCAACAGATGTTAACATCTATATATCCTACAATATCGAGAAAAGCTTTGCTTACAAACCTTATGAACTTTAAAAACCTTACAAACTGTTTTCGTTATATCTTCACCGGGAATTTTTTACAGAGCTGCTTTACTTTGCCTGCAACTTCTTTATGGACTTTTGGACTCTTAATATTTTTAAGCACTCTATCTATAAGCTCGGCTATTTCAGGCATTTGTCCTTCCTTCATTCCCCTGGTTGTTATCGCAGGGGTCCCTATCCTTATTCCGCTGGTATGCCAGACATTCATAGTGTCATAAGGAATACCATTCTTATTAATCGTAATTCCTGAATCATCCAATACCAGGGCCGCATCTCTTCCCGTAATATTCAGACCACGAAGATCCACAAGCATAAGATGATTATCCGTGCCTCCGGTGACAAGCTTAAAACCCCGCTTTACAAGCTCTGCCGCGAGCACTTTTGCATTTTTCACAACCTGCTGCTGGTATTTTCTGAATTCTGGAGTCATAGCCTGCTTAAAACAGACAGCCTTTGCCGCGATAACATGAACAAGCGGACCTCCCTGAATTCCGGGAAACACTGCTGAGTCAATCTTCTTTGCAAATTCCTTTCTGCTGATGATAAACCCGCCCCTCGGTCCGGAAAGAGTTTTATGTGTGGTACCTGTAACAAAATCCGCGTAAGGAGAGGCATCCGGATGTACTTTACCGGCTATCAGCCCGGCAATGTGCGCAATATCTGCCATAAAATAAGCTCCTGCCTCCGCAGCAATATCTTTAAACTTTTTGAAATCAATTATCCTCGGATAGGCCGAAGCTCCCGCGATTATTAACTTTGGACGGTGTTTCAATGCGAGCTGTCTGATTTCATCGTAATCCAGCAGATTTGTATCCCTGTTTACGCCATAGGAAACAATTTTATAGGTCTTTCCCGATATATTAGCCGGAGCACCGTGTGTTAAATGTCCGCCACAGGACAGATCCATTCCCATAACAACATCACCCGCTTGTAAAACAGCAATGAAAACAGCAAGATTAGCAGAGGAGCCGGAATGCGGCTGAACATTAACATGTTCCGCGTTAAAGAGTTTTTGCATCCGGTCAATCGCCAGTTGTTCTATCTCACTGGCATATTGGCAACCTTCATAAAACTTTTTATACGGATACCCTTCAGCATACTTATTAGTAAGAACAGACCCTTGCGCCGCCATTACAGCCTTACTGGCGTAATTTTCAGAAGCAATCATCTGAAGTTTAGTATTTTCTCTTTTAAACTCCTCTATGATCAACTTTTCCAATACAGGATCTTCTTTCTTTAATACATCGCCAAAATAACCTTTGAACATGCTTTTGCCTCCGGCAAAAAAGTTTTTAAAGTTTATAAAGTTTTTAAGGTTTGTAACGTAAAAGATCTTTTTTCCATTTATTATTCTCAGACCTTATAAACCTTACAAACTTTATGAACCTTACAAACCGTCTTCAATTTTCGTTATTTTATCCAATCTATCCTGATGTCTTCCGCCTTCGAAGGCGGTATTAAGGAACTTCTTAAGTATCTCCAGAGCAAGCCCTTTCCCGACAACACGGCCTCCCATCACCAGAATATTAGCATTATTGTGTTTCCTTGCCATTTCGGCAAGATACAGATCGTTACAGAGCGCAGCGCGTATACCTTTCACCTTATTGGCAGCAATAGACATCCCGAGACCCGTACCGCAAAAGAGTATTCCATAATCTGCTCTCTTCGCCTTTACTTCCCCGGCTACCTTTATTGCATAATCCGGATAGTCAACGCTTTTTTCAGAACTAGCGCCAACATCGTTTACAGAATAACCCATTTTCCCTAATTCCGCTTTGATATATTCCTTAAGCTCAAAAGATGCATGATCACTGCCAAGAACTATCATCATTGTATCCTCACTTTCTTTAGAGTTTTGATAAAATGTGTTTATCCACAGCACTAATAATCATATCCAGACTATCCCTATATTCTTCCAAAGTCAAGCCAATAGGATCAGGCACACTTTTGTCTGCCAGCAGTTCAACTTTATCTTTCACGGAAATAAAATTTAAACCCAAGATCTCCAAATGGTTCCTTGCTAAGGCATATATCTTATCCGCCTCTGCCGCTATTTCCCCGGTTAGTAATCTCGAAACATGAGCAGAAGCATCAATCCCTATCTCTTCCAGAACTGCCAAAGCCCCCTGCGAAGCCGGCATACCGTCAATCGTTGCGACACCTGCCGAACTCACCGTTATGCCGCTGATACCAAGATCATCAAGCTTTGATCTTGTATAGTACTCCGCCATTACACTTCTGCAGGTATTTCCGGTACAAACAAAAAGTATTTTCATTATTCACAAATCCCGGGGACAATTTCTTCAAGCTGCTTCTTTTTAATAACTCCCTGTCTGAATATTGAGGGATGATCTCCGGTTACATCCACAATAGTGGAAACCCCGGGGGATTTCTTAATATCTCCCTCCAGTATATAGTCAAGCTCACTACCCAGTTCACGCTCCACATCCGCCGCATTAGTCAGGTCTTTCTTTCCCGATATATTCGCGCTTGTTACCGCAAGCGGCTCTTTAACTTTTTTCAATATTTCCATAACTATTTTATTATCCGGCATTCTCACACCGATAGTATCCAGACCTGCGGTAACGCCCTGAGATAAGTTTTCTCCCGCAGAAAATATTATAGTAAGCGCGCCCGGCCAGAACTTCTCCATAAGGTCAATTCCAAAAGGCGGCAATTCTTCGACAAAATCTTCAACATCATGAGGATCTTTTACAAAGATAATAAGAGGTTTATTCTTAGGTCTTTTCTTAATGCTGTATATTTTCTCTATAGCAGAAGGAATTTTCATCATAGCGGCAATGCCATAGACAGTATCCGTAGGAATAGCTGCCACTTTCCCTGCTTTAAGTTCCGCCGCAAGAAAATCAAGCTGATCGACTTTCAATATTTTTCCGGAAGCACCATATTCCATTTTACCTTCTCTGTTCTTCTAAATATTTTTTAAAGCCTTTCACTTTTAATTTTGCGGATTTTTTTAAAATGCCGTCATACATCTCTTTCCTGTAGGTCTTAAGGAAAGCTTTTAATCTTTTATCTGAAATCGCTAATATCTCTACGGCAAGTATAGCCGCATTAAGAGCACCCGGTTTTCCTATCGCTACCGTCGCAACAGGAATACCCCCCGGCATCTGAACAATAGAATAGAGAGCATCAGCCCCCTTTAAAGCTGAGCTGTCTATAGGAATACCAATAACAGGTACGGTAGTTTCAGCAGCTACAACCCCGGGGAGAGCCGCCGCCATTCCGGCCGCCGCAATAAATACTTTAGTCCCGCTTTTTTCTTTTGCTCTGATTGTTTTTTGAAGAAAAGGAAGAGCCCTGTGAGCGCTCGCAATAATAATGTCATAGGAAACCCCCGCCTTTTCAAGCAGATTAACCCCGCCTTCCAGAACAGAAAGGTCAGAATCACTCCCAAGAATTATAGTAACCAGCTCTTTTTTCATATCCTACCCCCAAAAATAATGCATCAATATTACAAAGCAATTTTACCAGATACAGGCTCGAAATCCAAGTAAGAAATACATAAATTCAATTAATTCTGATAAAATCAGAAATTTAAGGAGTATTTCGAGCTGATGACACAGATTAAACTGAGATATCACAGATAAAATCAAGAAAATATTTTCTTATACATTATGAACCTTATTAACTTGCTGCTGCGCGGCGTTTCACTGCTTCTGCGCTTACTTTTCCTGTGGCAGGGTCTATATCTTTGAGTTTTACGGAGACTACGGTGGATACGCCCTTCTCCAGCTGTGTAATACCGTATAGGGTATCCGCGCACTCCATGGTGAGTTTATTATGTGTGATGATTATAAATTGTACATTACTAAAAGTTTCTTTGAGCATATCCCTGAACCTGAGAACATTGGAATCATCAAGAGGAGCATCAATTTCATCAAGAATACAGAAAGGTGACGGCTTTACCATAAATACGGCAAAAAGAAGACCAATCGCAGTCATTGCTCTTTCACCGCCTGAAAGCATTGCTACTGAAAGCGGACGTTTGCCGGGAGGCCTTGCTATAATTTCTATTCCTGTTTCCAAAATATTACTCTCGTCCATCAGCTGTAAGTCACCGTGTCCGCCGTTAAAGAGCTTTCTGAAGACCTCATTAAAATTAGCTTTTATCTTAGTAAAAGTTTCCATGAAGAGTTCTTTCGTCGTCTGATTAAGCTCCTGAATAACCTTTAAGAGTTCGTTTTTAGCGTCTACAAGGTCTTTCTCCTGCCCTGAAAGGAAGTTAAACCGTACGGTCAACTCCTGGTATTCATCCATGGAAGCCAGATTAACGGAACCCATCTCCTCTATCGCCACCCTTAACTCTGTAATCTTAATATCTGCAGCTTCCACTGTCAAACTATTATCTTTTATATAATCCTTTTCGAGAGCAAGCTGCGAAACATCTACATGATAATCCCTGACAACCCTGTCCTTCACGGCTTTGGATTCCAAATCCTGTTTGTTTATTTCAATTTCCAATTCAAATAACTGCTTTTGCTTGACCTCATAATCTTTCCTATAAGTTCTAAGCTGTTCTTCATCTTTATAAAAGGAATCCCTGATTTTGTCATTATTTACTTTTTCATCCGCCAGCAGCTTTTCAAGAGAATCCTTTTTCGGCGCAATCTCTTTAAGGAAGGACTGCAGGGCGGCAACTTCTTTATCAAGCCCTGACAGCTGGCCTGCTTTATTCTCTGATTCTTTAAAATAGGACGTTTTGTTCACTTCCAGTTCATCAATATTCAAACCCATACGTGAAAGTTCATTCTTTAGGTTAATCTCACGCTGTTCGAGGAAAGTTAACCTTACTTTTCTGTCAGTAAAATTTTCATTTTCTGTCTGTTCGTCTTTTCTGGCGGCCAAAACCTCAGATTCAAGCGCTTTTATTTTTTCTTCCTTTTCCTTTTGCGTTTCTGCAGAAGCTCCGCTCTTTCCGGCCAGCTCATCTTTTCTTATACTCAGAGCAGATTCTTCTTTAGTCAATTCCGAAAGCTCTGACTCCATTACTTTAACCTCTCGCTCCACTCTTACAAGTTCTTCGGTTAAAGACTGCTCTTCCTGCTTTTTTGCTACAGTACCTTTAACATCCTGAAGTATTTTGAAAAGAGGCTTTACTTTTTTCACATACGAGCCCCATTGCTCGCGGAGGGATCTAATAATGATTTTCACACTGCTTAATTCTTTCTCTTTTTCAGCACGGTCAAAATCACCCGATATAGAGATACCTATAGTCTCTATGGTTTTTACTTCCTCTGCCGTATATTCATACACCTCTGCAGAAGTTCTAAGCTTTTTATTCCCGCCTATATCAGCAAGCTCCGTTTTAAGTTCAGAGAGCCTCTTATCTCCGGTTTTTTTTCTTACGACTAATTCCTGTTTCTTTCTTTCAAGTTTTTCTTTTGCAAATCTTAATTCATTCAACCTGTTTTCAGCAGTTTTAAGTTCATTCTTAAGATGCACAGCTTCATTCATTACGTCAAATATCTGAACCCGGAGTTCTTCAAGCTGTTTTTCATTCTGGCGGTGTTTTTCACGCAATTTCTTCGCAGTATCCGCCTGTTTTCCGATATTCTCTTTCTCGTCAGTAAGACCCTTTACGGTCTCATCATATTCTTTCTTTGCATTTCCTATCTGGCCGACAATACCTTCATTCTTCTTATCAATCTCTTCCAACTTGCCTTTTATCTGTTCAATCTCACGGGTCAAAGAATTCTTACGGTCTTCCAGCAGATTGATTTTATTAAAGACATTATTAATCTCATTGGAAACCTTGTAGTATTCTTCCTGCCTTACAGTAAGTTTTTTCTCTTCTTCAAGGAGATTCTTCCTGCCTTCCTGCAGGCGGACTTCCTCGCTGGTGACACTATTCTGAGTGGTATCAATATCATTTTTAAGATTATTCTTTTTGTTATCGAGAGCGTCTATTTCATTTCTAAAATTATCATAACGGTATTTTGCAACCGTTACTTCGGCGTCTTTAAGCTCTGCAGCAAGTTTTTTATATTTTTCAGCTTTCTTTGCATGTCTTTCCAGACTGTTTATCTGGCGTTTCACTTCCCCGAGAACGTCCTTAATCCTTTGAAGGTTCTGATCCGTCTGGTCAAGTTTTTTAAGCGCTTCTTCTTTTCTCGCTTTGTATTTTGAAACTCCCGCAGCTTCCTCAAAGATATATCTTCGTTCTAGGGGCTTAGAGGAAAGTATCGCATCCATCTTCCCCTGTTCAAGAATAAAATAAGTATCCGTGCCCACTCCGGAATCCAGGAACATATTAGTAATATCTTTCATTCTGCACGGATTTTTATTTATGAAATATTCACAATCGGAATTACGGAAAATCTGACGGGTAATTTTCAACTCTTCAAAATCAAAAGCAAGCTGTCCCTTAAAATCAGAGAACACCAGCGAAACTTCACCCATGCCAAGAGGTTTTCTTCCTTCTGTTCCGTTAAATATCACATTATCCATAGAAGGACTGCGCAACGATTTTACACTCTGCTCTCCGAGCGCCCATCTTATGGAATCAACAATGTTTGATTTACCGGCTCCGTTCGGACCGACAATACAAGTAATACCCGGTTCAAAGACAACATCAGTCTTATCCGCAAATGACTTAAAACCGTATAGCTGTAGTTTTTTTAGTAACAACTAATTCTCCTCAACCGTTAAAACGTTACACGTTATCACGTTACTAACGTTCTACACTAATGTTGTATTATTTTTATCAATAACTCCTATATGTAAACCTAGAACCTAGCACCCAGGCCTTCTATTCAAGCAGTTGTGGTCTATTTCATTCTAACCGCTACATATAGTATAATGATTTACTCAGGTTTGTCAAGGAGAAATGGAGCATTTTTGCAAGTTTTTCAAACATTTTTATGTACTTTAAGTATTTTCGTTAAGTTATGCTATAACAGGTTACTTTTTAACCGCTGCAAATGCAAAATAATCAAGCATCTTTGTTTTTTCCAGGATATTAGCGGTAAGTTTTTGCGCAAGATTCAGTTTTTTGGAATTTTGACGGATACTTGACCAGTATTCAATCTCAACTACTTTAAACCCCGCCAGGTCAGACATCTGTCGAAGAGTATTTTTAGTGAAAAGAACAATATGATACGGAAGACCAAAATGTCCGTACTTCCTATCCTCATTTTTTACTAGAGCCGTTAGATTTTTATACCGGCTGCTTAATCCGTTTATATTAGGGACATATCCAAAAAGCACCCCATCCTGTTTTAAAAGTTTATTAGCTTCTTTCAATACTTGAAGAGGATTAACAACATGCTCCAATACACTCCAGAGAGTAACAACATCATATTCCGCCGTTTTGAGTTTAAGCTCTTCAACCTTTCCGTTTTTAATATCCATGCCATATCTACTTTTTGCATTAGCAACAGCTTTCATTGATAAATCGGTACCTGTAACATTAAAACCGTTGTTAGCTGCAGCATAAGCAAATTGACCGCCGCCGATACCTATATCCAGCAATTTTCCGGTCAACTTATATTTTTTCACGAGATTTAGTTGTGCTACGCCCCCTCCATAAAATTCATTTTCAAGAAAGGTCTTATAGTCAATTTTCCCGGATATTTCACCGTGAATGGAACCTTCCCCGTCATAAAGTTTTTTCAGGCTCTCTTCCGAATACCTTGGATTAACATAAACAAGACCGCAATTCCTGCATTTCACTATTTTCTGACCGTCTTTTCGCGAGGCCATTATTTTGTAATCATCCCGGTCACAAAGCGGGCAATTGATATATTCCAGATGCATAATTCAGTCCTTTAGAAATAGTCTATAACGTCCACAAGGTCCATAACAGTCTATGAACCTCTGCGGACTTACGTCCGGAGTTTCGGCGAATGGAATTCAATTTATTATTCATGCCGCAGAAAACCACGGAGTTCCCTCCGTGGTTTTCTGCGGCATACTCGCCATAAAAGTGACATTATTACAGTCAGTAATAATGTCATCCCGGACTAGGATCCGGGATCCAGTGTCTTTAATTTTGCCCGCCAGTCGATGGAGGGTCTTAGTTGCCCCGCCAACGATTTATGGAAAAAAGTGTATTGAAATCCTTTACTTTTTATTCGCGTTTGTTCTGAGATACTCTTCTATAAAAACATCTATTTCTCCGTCCATTACGGAAATCGTATTTGTAACCTCAAATCCCGTCCTGTTATCTTTAACCAGACGGTACGGTTGAAAGACGTAAGATCTTATCTGACTTCCCCATTCTATATCTTTCTTCTCCCCCTGAACCAGTTTCATCTCTTCTTTACGTTTATTTCCGTAGAACTCATAAAGACGGGCTTTAAGAACTTTATATGCCATTGTTTTATTTTTCATCTGACTTCTTTCAGACTGGCAGGTCACAACTATTCCTGAAGCATAGTGAGTAAGGCGGATTGCAGATTCGGTACGGTTTATATGCTGTCCCCCTGCACCTGAAGCACGATAGGTATCTATTCTTATCTCCTCATCAGCAATATTAACCTCTACATCATCGACTTCCGGCATTACATCCACAGAAGCAAAAGAAGTATGGCGTCTTTTATTGGAATCAAAAGGGGATATCCGGACAAGACGGTGCACACCTTTTTCTGATTTAAGAAAACCATAAACATTCGTACCTGAGAGAAAAAGGGTGACATCCTTAAGTCCTGCTTCTTCACCGGGCTGATAGTCTACCATTTCCACGGAGAACCCTTTCCTTTCCGCCCACCTATTATACATTCTCAGAAGCATTGAAGCCCAATCCTGAGATTCGGTACCGCCGGCTCCGGGATGAATGGAAAGAAACGCGTTATGAGTGTCGTATTTATCCGTAAAGTAGAGTTTAAGCTCTTCCGTACGGAGATCTTTTTTCAGCTGATTAAGCTGTTCAACAATTTCTTTTATAAGTTCAGGGTCTTCCCCGTGCTTAATGAGTTCCAACCCTGCTACTACATCATCAGCTTTCGAATTTAATAAATTCCAATTATCAAGTTCTTTCTTATTATCATCGCGCTCTTTCATCAGCTTCTGCGCTTTTTCATTATCATTCCAGAAACCGGAGCTGCCCGACAAGTTATCGAGTTCCGCAATCCTTAACTGTTTTTTAGACAGGTCAAAGATGCCTCCAAAGCTCTGAAATTTTTGCTTTTATTTCTATTATTTCTTCTTTTGGTTCAGGCATTATTCACATCCTTCAACGAGAATACGTACTTTATCCGGTAGTACTTCAACAAACCCTTCCCCTACATTTATCTCTTTTTCCTCATTCCCGTGTTTATATTTCACTTTTCCTTTTTTTAATACAGCCAACATAGGAGCATGATTCTTCAACACCCCAAAACTCCCCACAAGCGAAGGCGCTTCAAGAGACTCAACTTCACCGGTAAAAAACATTTTATCAGGCGTCAATATTTCAAGTATGAACGACTTTGTATTGCTCATTTATGAAACTCCATATTCCTTGCTAGTACCTCTTTTGCAAGCATGTGATATCACTCCCGCCAGTTATTTAGGGCGGGTCTTTCGAAGAGATTAAAAGTGCTAATTACGCTGATACAATACTTGATTTCGGAAATCACACCCTGCTTCTTTTTTATCTCTTTATATTCTTAGTGCTTGTTTCGAATTTAGAATTTAGAATTTAGTAATTAGAATTTGCATTATCTTTACTTCATCTTCTCGGATTTTTCAACAGCCTCTTCTATCGTCCCGACCATATAAAAAGCCTGTTCGGGAAGGTCATCATGTTTACCCTCAATTATCTCGTTAAAACCCTTAATTGTATCTTTTATCGGAACATACTTTCCGGCCATACCGGTAAAGGCTTCGGCTACAAACATAGGTTGGGAAAGGAATTTCTGAACTTTCCTCGCCCGGTTAACGGTCTGTTTGTCTTCCTCCGAGAGTTCATCAATACCAAGAATTGCGATAATATCCTGAAGGTCTTTGTATCTTTGAAGTATCTTCTGCACTCCGCGCGCTGCAGCATAATGCTCTTTCCCTACAACTTCCTCCGAAAGAATTTTCGACGTGGAATCCAGGGGATCAACGGCAGGATAAATACCGATATCTACGATCTGCCTTGAAAGCACCGTCGTAGCGTCAAGATGCGAAAAG
Above is a genomic segment from Candidatus Firestonebacteria bacterium RIFOXYD2_FULL_39_29 containing:
- a CDS encoding cytidine deaminase, translating into MNKKTLHKRPSWDQYFMQVAHLIATRSTCTRRKVGAVVVKEKRILSTGYNGTPSGVRHCTEVGCLREKMGVPSGQRQEICRGLHGEQNAILQAARFGNSMKDSVLYCTTQPCVTCAKMIINAGVTEVIYEGDYPDKLALKILKEAGIKLTRFKCT
- a CDS encoding serine hydroxymethyltransferase (catalyzes the reaction of glycine with 5,10-methylenetetrahydrofolate to form L-serine and tetrahydrofolate), with the translated sequence MFKGYFGDVLKKEDPVLEKLIIEEFKRENTKLQMIASENYASKAVMAAQGSVLTNKYAEGYPYKKFYEGCQYASEIEQLAIDRMQKLFNAEHVNVQPHSGSSANLAVFIAVLQAGDVVMGMDLSCGGHLTHGAPANISGKTYKIVSYGVNRDTNLLDYDEIRQLALKHRPKLIIAGASAYPRIIDFKKFKDIAAEAGAYFMADIAHIAGLIAGKVHPDASPYADFVTGTTHKTLSGPRGGFIISRKEFAKKIDSAVFPGIQGGPLVHVIAAKAVCFKQAMTPEFRKYQQQVVKNAKVLAAELVKRGFKLVTGGTDNHLMLVDLRGLNITGRDAALVLDDSGITINKNGIPYDTMNVWHTSGIRIGTPAITTRGMKEGQMPEIAELIDRVLKNIKSPKVHKEVAGKVKQLCKKFPVKI
- a CDS encoding ribose 5-phosphate isomerase B produces the protein MMIVLGSDHASFELKEYIKAELGKMGYSVNDVGASSEKSVDYPDYAIKVAGEVKAKRADYGILFCGTGLGMSIAANKVKGIRAALCNDLYLAEMARKHNNANILVMGGRVVGKGLALEILKKFLNTAFEGGRHQDRLDKITKIEDGL
- a CDS encoding threonylcarbamoyl-AMP synthase, which produces MEYGASGKILKVDQLDFLAAELKAGKVAAIPTDTVYGIAAMMKIPSAIEKIYSIKKRPKNKPLIIFVKDPHDVEDFVEELPPFGIDLMEKFWPGALTIIFSAGENLSQGVTAGLDTIGVRMPDNKIVMEILKKVKEPLAVTSANISGKKDLTNAADVERELGSELDYILEGDIKKSPGVSTIVDVTGDHPSIFRQGVIKKKQLEEIVPGICE
- a CDS encoding 5-(carboxyamino)imidazole ribonucleotide mutase, with amino-acid sequence MKKELVTIILGSDSDLSVLEGGVNLLEKAGVSYDIIIASAHRALPFLQKTIRAKEKSGTKVFIAAAGMAAALPGVVAAETTVPVIGIPIDSSALKGADALYSIVQMPGGIPVATVAIGKPGALNAAILAVEILAISDKRLKAFLKTYRKEMYDGILKKSAKLKVKGFKKYLEEQRR
- a CDS encoding peptide chain release factor 2: MKERDDNKKELDNWNLLNSKADDVVAGLELIKHGEDPELIKEIVEQLNQLKKDLRTEELKLYFTDKYDTHNAFLSIHPGAGGTESQDWASMLLRMYNRWAERKGFSVEMVDYQPGEEAGLKDVTLFLSGTNVYGFLKSEKGVHRLVRISPFDSNKRRHTSFASVDVMPEVDDVEVNIADEEIRIDTYRASGAGGQHINRTESAIRLTHYASGIVVTCQSERSQMKNKTMAYKVLKARLYEFYGNKRKEEMKLVQGEKKDIEWGSQIRSYVFQPYRLVKDNRTGFEVTNTISVMDGEIDVFIEEYLRTNANKK
- a CDS encoding ATP synthase F1 subunit epsilon, translated to MSNTKSFILEILTPDKMFFTGEVESLEAPSLVGSFGVLKNHAPMLAVLKKGKVKYKHGNEEKEINVGEGFVEVLPDKVRILVEGCE